The following are encoded together in the Phragmites australis chromosome 19, lpPhrAust1.1, whole genome shotgun sequence genome:
- the LOC133901060 gene encoding uncharacterized protein LOC133901060 has product MAEALLLACHLALALALLAASLSHLLLAAVSHLSPSSLHHHNNHPLLRVLRHPLLRLLPPLLALPFPFLPLAATASGLLPLLLLPPLLPLLPLPFLPPHLPLLRPLLLSLPFLLLARAANLLAASFPATDLQPHALAVARLLLLAAAGASLASSLSTPRTPAHFAAETALACAGAVGGLWAAQSGFSLYVDACVAAGCHRLMDAGASAPATRCDVEEARLRAVAVMDLALSVHCVIVAAVAAGFCLGVARWFGVDGGAGGGAGMGKRHNGSYDALPTVASAGAMAEMEHLPGKGVGKSVAQE; this is encoded by the coding sequence ATGGCGGAGGCGCTGCTGCTCGCGTGCCACCTCGCCCTCGCGCtcgccctcctcgccgcctccctctcccacctcctcctcgccgccgtctcccacctctccccctcctccctccaCCACCACAACAACCACCCACTCCTCCGCGTCCTCCGCCACcccctcctgcgcctcctcccgccgctcctcgcgctccctttccccttcctccccctcgccgccaccgcctccggtctcctcccgctcctcctcctcccgccgctgctccccctcctcccgctgcccttcctccctccccacctcccgctcctccgcccgcttctcctctccctgcccttcctcctccttgcGCGGGCCGCAAACCTCCTCGCCGCCTCATTCCCGGCCACCGACCTCCAGCCGCACGCGCTCGCCGTcgcgcgcctcctcctcctggccgCCGCGGGGGCCTCCCTCGCGTCCTCACTCTCCACGCCGAGGACCCCGGCCCACTTCGCCGCCGAGACCGCGCTGGCCTGTGCGGGAGCAGTGGGCGGGCTCTGGGCGGCGCAAAGCGGGTTCAGCCTCTACGTCGACGCGTGCGTGGCCGCGGGTTGCCACCGCCTCATGGACGCCGGCGCCTCGGCGCCGGCCACGCGATGCGACGTCGAAGAGGCCAGGCTCAGGGCCGTCGCCGTCATGGACCTTGCCCTGTCGGTGCACTGTGTCATCGTAGCCGCCGTCGCGGCCGGGTTCTGCCTCGGGGTGGCGAGGTGGTTCGGGGTGGACGGCGGTGCCGGCGGTGGTGCTGGTATGGGGAAGAGACATAATGGATCGTACGATGCATTGCCCACGGTGGCGTCGGCTGGAGCAATGGCTGAGATGGAGCATTTGCCGGGGAAGGGCGTTGGCAAGAGCGTGGCGCAGGAATGA